A single region of the Oncorhynchus keta strain PuntledgeMale-10-30-2019 chromosome 4, Oket_V2, whole genome shotgun sequence genome encodes:
- the LOC118371939 gene encoding retinol dehydrogenase 12: MPFGYLFRRTWSSTDRLDGKTVLITGANTGIGKETALDLAKRGARIIMACRDMEKAEGALKEVIEGSGSQNVVIKKLDLSDTKSIREFAETINKEETKLNILINNAGVMVCPHGKTADGFEMQIGVNHMGHFLLTHLLVDLIKRSTPARIINVSSMAHSWGTINLDDINSEKGYDKKKAYSQSKLANVLFTRSLAKKLQGTGVTAYSLHPGVVQTDLWRHLSAPQAAIMKMISPFTKTAVQGAQTTIYCAVAPELETESGGYYSDCAPANCSSSASDDDTAQKLWELSCRMLSLSWD; the protein is encoded by the exons ATGCCGTTTGG ATATCTCTTCCGGAGAACATGGTCATCCACAGACCGACTTGATGGCAAAACAGTGCTCATAACTGGAGCCAACACTGGTATTGGCAAAGAGACAGCGCTGGACCTGGCAAAGAGAG GGGCCAGGATAATCATGGCCTGCAGAGACATGGAGAAAGCTGAGGGGGCCCTGAAAGAAGTCATAGAAGGCTCTGGTAGCCAAAATGTTGTCATCAAGAAGCTTGATTTGTCAGACACCAAGTCCATCCGCGAGTTTGCAGAGACTATTAACAAGG AGGAGACGAAACTCAACATCCTCATCAACAATGCTGGCGTCATGGTGTGTCCGCATGGGAAAACAGCTGATGGATTTGAAATGCAGATTGGCGTCAACCACATGG GTCACTTCCTGTTGACCCACTTATTGGTTGACCTGATCAAAAGGTCGACCCCGGCCAGGATCATCAATGTGTCCTCCATGGCTCATTCTTGGGGCACCATCAACCTGGACGACATCAACAGTGAGAAGGGCTATGACAAGAAGAAAGCGTACAGCCAGAGCAAGCTAGCTAACGTCCTCTTCACCCGCTCCCTGGCCAAGAAGCTACAAG GCACTGGTGTGACGGCATACTCCCTCCACCCTGGCGTGGTTCAGACTGACCTGTGGCGGCACCTGAGCGCACCTCAGGCAGCTATCATGAAGATGATCAGTCCCTTCACCAAGACAGCCGTGCAAGGAGCTCAGACCACTATCTACTGTGCTGTGGCACCTGAACTGGAAACGGAGAGTGGTGGAtattacag TGACTGCGCACCAGCCAACTGCTCAAGCTCTGCTTCAGACGATGACACGGCCCAGAAACTGTGGGAGCTAAGCTGCCGGATGCTTTCTCTGTCATGGGATTAA